The Telopea speciosissima isolate NSW1024214 ecotype Mountain lineage chromosome 11, Tspe_v1, whole genome shotgun sequence genome includes the window GAACGGCTCAATTAATCCTCCCAGGTGGGCCAGGCGTAAGTCGCCTGACACTGCCACAGTGACTGCGTCATATAAATAGTAATAAATTGTAATAAAGGAAAGACGAGGTATGAAAGGTTTTGTATCGTAATGAATGTATCTCTCACGTCACCCTTTGATTTGCTTTGCTTTACGTTAATCCATTGGAACGTTGACAAGTTTTCATGGATTCTCTCAAAGTGCCAACTGTCCATTTCATCTCTCTTCCAGCTTTTTCTAATGTTCCATCACATATCTCTCACTCTCTACtgtgacagagagagagagagagaatccaaaCAAAACCCGTCACACCCACCAATCAAGTATCCATCAGTatctatacaaaaaaaaaaatctttcctGTTCTACGTTCcaccaaaagagagagagagagatatttatTGGccgagaagaagggaaagatttGAGAAGACCCATTTTGTGTAATTAGTGATTGGAGAcgagagagggaagagaatGGTGGGTATCTTCTCAGGATTACCTGGGAGAACTGGGCTTAGACGAACTCAAAGTACATTTGTAAGCATCCCTCTTACCTCTTGATAGTTCTTTGCTAGAAAgacatttcatttttttgtttttgcctttttcttatgatttttttattgatcTGACTTGGGAATTGGGTTTTAGTATCTGAGCATTAGgtgttttttgtttaaatggctaacttctttattttgttgtGGGTTCATTTCTTTAAATGAAAATTCCCAACTTAATTCTTGTTTTGCCATCTCTTTTGATCCTCCATGATTGTTTTCTGTTTCTCTAGAAGTCATAGTTTGTTTGACTCTGTTTTTTGATTCCTCCACTGACTCTGAATGTTTCTCTCCATTCAGGTTTTTCCACTCTAATTTGGTCTAATTAGTTTATTTAAACTCAATTTTTGAACCTTTTCAATGTACACTTTTGAACTTTCTTAGTTTCCATTTCAATGTGTATGATGGATTGGTTTTACTCTGTTTTTTCATTGATTTATTTCATCTACTGTTAGCCCTGTTCTAAAGAACATAAGTTGAAAAAGATTGATCAGAAAGATTGAAACTGAGAGGGGAGAGGATTTTCATCTTGAATTGATTCAATCTAGTCTGTTTTTAGTTTCTTTGACTTTCATTATCTGAACTAGTTTGCTTCCTTGAATGATCATTCATGTTAATTTTATTGAGGGGAGTTAATAAATTCTTGATATTAGTTATGCAGTTTTTACAAATTTctttagatatcataaatgggTCTTGTTCTTAATCCTTTGAGAAGACTGTTTAACCACTCAACTTTCATTTTTTCCACTTATGTTCATATATcttttttcaattctttctttctttcttctcatacATCTAGGAATCATACATGTAAGgattaattttattaaattgAGGGAACTTATTATGGTGCAGGATGAGAGGCAAGTCTCTCAGGATGAGAGGCAAGTATCTCCACCACCGCATCCACTACTGCATTCCGAGAGCACTCGTCCTActagtactactactactgctgctgctgctgctgcctctcaTGGAATTGAAGTGGATATAGAGTTTAAGGCAGTTGAACACCCAATTGAGCCTCTGGCCAATGATCAACCAGTAAAATGCCCCTTACCAGAACCTTCCATTCTCAATGTAAGTTTGAATTGTTTTACTAAATTCTTTGATGTTTCTTAaaactttcttttcttattgacaGTAACTTGGAATTTCACTAATTATACAGTAAAACTAAGAATGAAAGTCACTGGTTTTGGATATATTTTCTCCCTCTTATCTAGTACTTGGAGAAAAATAGATGTTTTCCACTTCATTTTGGGAGGTAGTTTGTCTTTGTCTGTAAGGAGAGGTTACCTTGCTAAATTCTAACTGTGATGTAATCCAGATTTCTTGATGGAGGACCCGTTATCCGATAGAACTGATTTGGGTGTTCATGCTAAAGCATTTCTTTTGTCATTATAATTTACTGGAGATCTCTGATCCCCCATTCATGGATTCTTTACATGTTGATATCTCTGGTTTATATGCTTGGAAATACCAGTAAAAGCATTTTTAGGAAACTTTTGCCACAGGCTAGCAAAGGGTTCTTCTTAAGCTTCTGATCTTTAATGCCTTGATTATCAGGATTCAAGAATATGGAAGGAACAGAAGCCAGCAAATACACAAAGAAGGGCTGACTTGCCAGTTATGAAGGAAGGGGCGAGCCTTGAATCTGAAGCTGGTGGAACAAATCAATGTCCTTCCTCATCCAATAGCACAATTTTACCTTCCCTTATTAGTGCACCAGAGGATAATATCATCATTCTAATGGAAGAATGTAATGCGTCTGTGGTCTAAAATGACTGTTACTGGCTGGTCATCTTTGAGATTTGTTTTCATTATCATCTTATTAAGAAGTGCTTccatgtatttttcttttctccctctacccttctcctcctcctcctcctttttcccttttcttgttTAGTATTAGTTGACTGGTAAAATTTTactgaaagagaaagaaggtagATTATCTGTAATTATGTAATCAAATCACTGGAAAGTCAAATGTTATGTATTTGTATTTAAAATCTCATCAAAGGAAGTACAACTTAATGTCTCATAGCATGTTTTCATCTTCAAGGTTTAGAGAGTCCTGATTCTATGGATAAGCTATTACTTGATGATACTTTCTACCACAGATACCGATATTTGGCCGATCCCTTATTGGTATAACAGTTTGTagtaattcaaaaaaaaaaaaaaaaaaacatctgaTCTGGGCTGAAACGGTTGAATTGTATTGGTATCGGCAATGCCGATATTGATATTTAAAACCATGAGTATAACAACATTTTTGGGGAACCAGATAAAGCTTTGATACTAGTCAAGAGAATTTAATGGAAAACTTAGAACTTGAGCAAATGACTGTCCTTGTTTCTGGTTTTAGGCTTGCTGGGACAAGATTTAATTGAACTAGGATTCAACTAGATTTAACCCCCCTTGGCAGGTATGAATCTGATTTCAAACTTAGGCTGGGATTGGGATCCTAACATTGAATGATGATTGATATTAATAAGTGAGTATTGTCAAATGGATTCACAAATTATGAGCATTGAAATAGTTTTGTCATTTAACATGCTCAGTGGAGATTTTGGCTAACCCACCCCAAGGGTGAACCTTTCTCCAACCCATGAACAGAGCAAAACCAGAGCAAATAAGACATGAATGGCAATGATAGCATGTTAATGAAGCaatttttctttactttcaCATGAAAACATTAGAGTAACTAATCAATCTTCAGATTTCATAATTCAACActcaaattcttttttcttttatttaataataTCCAATCAAACTCAGTAATAAACCCATGAGGTAGGTGAATTACACAAACAGTAGTAACTCTATAACACAAACCACCTCCACATTCAATGATGCTGAAGCTATACAGACAACTCTCTAACTTGAGGAGGAGGCTCATCTGATGAACTAATGAGGTGTTTCTTTCGACCACGAAAGTTCCcatggttcatccatggctTCCTTGACCATTTTGGTTGTGACTTCACCATTTTCTCTTCTACCTCAGACGATGAAGAGTGGACAACATCATCACCTGGGTGGATAGAATAAGAAGAGACTGAAGAGGTGAGGATGAGAATGAAGAGAGCAAAGAATGTGATAAAGCTCTTCTTCACCTGAAACATTATCTCTTTAGATCCTTTTCCTGCTTTTGGGCTCTGGCAAAAGAATGTTTAGCTATCTGGGGGATGTTGAGTGGGAATGAGCtccttaatatatatattagacaGAATCACCCAACAGCCACCTTTGCTTGGACTTCAAGGATGAAATCATTCTACCCTTTTTCTAATTTCTGGGCTTAGTGATGCAGTTGGTTAAAGTCCATGGTTTGCAATGATTCCACCCGCTATACCAACTTCGCTTGGAAAGAGCCTGGATTGGGCTGGCCTGACCGGAGTGGTCCGGGCCAAATTTGTGTCAAGTTTGATCTTGGCTTCTCTAATATGTAATTACTATTGGATCAAGATTCATGGGCACCTTGACATGGATCGGTCACATTGCTTGTTGGACTATGGTTTTAAATCACGGTATCAGTAATATTATCCATGTCGACCGATATTG containing:
- the LOC122644986 gene encoding uncharacterized protein LOC122644986, with amino-acid sequence MRGNTRPTSTTTTAAAAAASHGIEVDIEFKAVEHPIEPLANDQPVKCPLPEPSILNDSRIWKEQKPANTQRRADLPVMKEGASLESEAGGTNQCPSSSNSTILPSLISAPEDNIIILMEECNASVV